The following coding sequences are from one Methanohalophilus halophilus window:
- a CDS encoding peroxiredoxin: protein MEETEPTRMPLIGDEAPSFKATTTQGEINFPQDYKGKWVVLFSHPADFTPVCTTEFMTFATMEDEFRELNTELIGLSIDGIHAHIAWLRTIKEKIEYKGMKDVEVNFPVIADIKMEVAKKFGMVQPGASDTQAVRAVFIIDPKNKVRAILYYPLGNGRNMDEVKRLVIAMQKSDSEQIATPANWQPGDDVIIPPPGSCGMAKERIETKEDDTYCLDWFICFKKDKK from the coding sequence ATGGAAGAAACAGAACCAACAAGAATGCCTTTGATAGGCGATGAAGCACCAAGTTTTAAAGCAACAACCACCCAGGGAGAAATTAATTTCCCGCAGGATTACAAGGGTAAATGGGTAGTCCTGTTCAGCCATCCTGCAGATTTTACACCGGTCTGTACCACTGAATTCATGACCTTTGCTACAATGGAAGATGAATTCAGGGAACTGAATACCGAACTCATCGGACTTTCTATTGATGGTATCCATGCGCACATTGCCTGGCTTAGGACCATTAAAGAGAAAATAGAATATAAGGGAATGAAAGATGTAGAGGTCAATTTCCCTGTAATTGCGGATATCAAAATGGAAGTAGCTAAGAAATTCGGTATGGTTCAGCCCGGCGCATCAGATACTCAAGCTGTACGTGCAGTATTCATCATCGACCCGAAGAACAAGGTACGTGCAATTCTCTATTATCCGCTCGGTAACGGACGGAATATGGATGAAGTCAAGAGACTTGTCATTGCCATGCAGAAATCCGATTCCGAACAGATTGCCACTCCTGCAAACTGGCAACCTGGTGATGACGTGATCATCCCGCCACCAGGTTCATGTGGTATGGCAAAGGAAAGAATCGAGACCAAAGAAGATGATACGTATTGTCTTGACTGGTTCATTTGCTTTAAAAAGGATAAGAAGTAA
- a CDS encoding archaellin/type IV pilin N-terminal domain-containing protein, translated as MQIAAPFFTNTRGLAPIVGTILMIGLVIVLSAVTCNL; from the coding sequence ATGCAAATTGCCGCTCCCTTCTTCACTAATACACGTGGACTCGCTCCAATAGTGGGTACTATACTGATGATTGGCCTTGTAATAGTATTGTCTGCAGTAACATGCAAC